Proteins from a single region of Sneathiella aquimaris:
- a CDS encoding DUF2460 domain-containing protein, which produces MSFHEIRLPTRISYGAVGGPRFSTTIQLLNSGHEQRNINWSVARREYTVDISPSRANEWEALLSFFHARRGRAYGFRLKDFSDYKIRNEKIALADGVSSRFQVQKNYQDSDGFAPGFIRIINKIVPGSVTVFLDGVAQFGNWTINDNTGSVEFNSPPAEGTEVSVNCEFDVPVRFDTDLMEASIPGPDIHQWQSVKMIEIRQ; this is translated from the coding sequence ATGAGCTTTCATGAAATTAGATTGCCAACCCGGATTTCCTATGGGGCCGTGGGTGGACCGCGTTTTTCAACCACCATACAGCTTCTCAACTCCGGTCATGAGCAGCGAAACATCAATTGGTCCGTAGCACGCCGGGAATACACGGTTGATATAAGCCCAAGCCGGGCCAATGAATGGGAGGCGCTGCTTTCTTTTTTTCATGCCCGGCGCGGCCGAGCCTATGGTTTCCGGCTAAAGGATTTTTCTGACTACAAAATTCGGAATGAAAAAATAGCCTTAGCGGATGGTGTTTCAAGCCGCTTCCAAGTTCAAAAAAATTATCAGGATAGTGATGGTTTCGCGCCGGGATTTATCCGCATCATCAACAAAATCGTACCCGGAAGTGTGACTGTTTTTTTGGATGGGGTCGCGCAGTTTGGGAACTGGACGATCAACGACAATACCGGCTCCGTAGAATTTAATTCACCCCCCGCAGAGGGGACGGAAGTTTCAGTGAACTGCGAGTTCGATGTGCCTGTTCGGTTTGATACGGACCTGATGGAGGCCAGTATTCCCGGGCCTGATATTCATCAATGGCAAAGCGTGAAAATGATTGAGATACGCCAATGA
- a CDS encoding DUF2163 domain-containing protein, producing MKNLSNEVLLHIKQEVTSISSFLVIDRKDGVSFRFTDHDQDVHIAGERYISAEGFDRSALKGSSASDTDDLEITGILSSEYLQEEELKAGLFDYAEIRYFLANWQAPEQGLIPLRKGWLGEVRWSEGLFTAEIRGLTDALKRQIGKIYAPECQADFCDAACQLDPFLFRHTDTVAEIKNTNEVILTGYQGDVEALSGGILSFVTGLNAGGHFEIDAWDPVTKTLTLFLPLPFKAESGDTVFLVEGCDKRFATCRDRFENQLNFRGFPSVPGTDSLAGPTNGS from the coding sequence ATGAAGAATTTGTCGAATGAAGTTTTATTGCATATAAAACAAGAAGTTACGTCAATTTCCTCATTTTTGGTGATAGATCGAAAAGACGGTGTTTCTTTTCGGTTTACAGACCATGATCAGGATGTCCACATCGCAGGCGAACGATATATTTCGGCAGAAGGGTTTGATCGATCGGCGCTGAAAGGAAGCAGCGCCAGTGATACGGATGACCTTGAAATTACCGGTATCCTGAGCAGCGAATACCTTCAGGAAGAAGAGTTAAAGGCCGGACTGTTCGATTATGCCGAAATAAGATATTTCCTTGCAAATTGGCAGGCTCCTGAACAGGGGTTAATCCCTTTGCGAAAAGGGTGGTTGGGCGAGGTCCGCTGGTCTGAAGGGCTGTTTACAGCTGAAATACGCGGGCTTACTGATGCCTTGAAGCGCCAGATCGGAAAAATTTATGCGCCAGAATGTCAGGCCGATTTCTGCGATGCTGCATGTCAGTTGGACCCATTTCTGTTTCGGCATACTGATACAGTTGCGGAAATCAAGAACACTAATGAAGTTATTTTAACCGGTTATCAGGGGGATGTAGAGGCACTGTCGGGAGGCATATTGTCTTTTGTTACCGGATTAAACGCAGGCGGTCATTTTGAAATTGATGCCTGGGATCCAGTAACAAAAACACTGACCCTTTTTCTGCCGCTGCCTTTTAAAGCAGAGAGTGGGGATACGGTTTTTCTGGTTGAAGGCTGCGATAAACGCTTTGCCACCTGCCGGGACAGATTTGAAAATCAATTGAATTTCAGGGGCTTTCCCTCAGTCCCTGGAACGGACAGTCTGGCAGGACCAACCAATGGATCATAA
- a CDS encoding C40 family peptidase has protein sequence MDHNSQLIETARKWIGVRWVHQGRSRQQGVDCVGLCHCVATECGISVPDIQGYSRRQDGSALMALLNTSLASIPVRAAGVGDIAVFKDMGYPVHMGILSCQSGTATVIHAHARRRQVLEEALAPYGQPFACFRILKGEK, from the coding sequence ATGGATCATAATTCGCAGCTGATTGAAACAGCCCGGAAATGGATTGGCGTTCGTTGGGTTCATCAAGGACGTAGCCGGCAACAGGGGGTGGACTGTGTCGGGCTTTGTCATTGCGTTGCAACAGAATGCGGGATCAGTGTGCCCGATATTCAGGGATATTCACGCCGACAGGATGGTAGCGCTTTAATGGCGTTATTGAATACGTCCTTGGCGTCGATCCCCGTCCGCGCGGCAGGGGTGGGAGATATCGCTGTCTTTAAGGATATGGGCTACCCGGTTCATATGGGGATCCTATCCTGCCAGTCCGGTACAGCCACCGTAATTCATGCCCATGCAAGGCGGCGTCAGGTTCTGGAAGAAGCGCTTGCACCATACGGCCAACCATTTGCCTGTTTTCGTATTTTAAAGGGAGAAAAATAA
- a CDS encoding phage tail protein: MATLALSVAGAGLGSVTGVGAGAGWQLGSALGQIFFPDQKKQGPSLTDLKFSGASYGASIPTVFGTMRLGGNLIWAGPLESRSSAQEYGGKGGLGGETKSSSGYKYYASFAIGLAQGPVGEVLKIWADGTVIFDMTAAGSIRAPGVSFRFYKGSEDQIPDGIIVSEEGIANTPAYRGVAYLVFDSLPLEAYGNRIPNIEVLMSMEGVHHFPLEEGAVVSIDASSLSYDPIRETVYTYEVTGGVDRFRKIEGQSLVVQASAEIGTEFPRLATSTTGLSRDRNGNFWIGSGFALLPGRRLSVFSGQGFTEVGTTELPGHIGAVSWSTDVLAPSNGSLFQVAGSQQSGQVVLFDQHLDVIDFHTVESPVCTGGVTDQFETAWVAMSGNISAFPFEDLQICSMRLNTAPSETGTVYNGDFQVHTIPSAALTPAGGGGSETNNVTRLVAILEKRRELVFQNDERLFKWSMDTKNVTVVRDSNSLGLLSLNNTTNEDELVYLHGGQWLVYLDAETLEETERVDLLAFDGVADFSNYIYDAQTDSVLLFATSAPVRRLFLRRRYGKDAVLSEMVQNLGKMAGLLPEDIDISKLSGSIPGYILNRNMTVQNALEPLMVAGDFDLCESGYQLQFVPRDTGPQHNLFLEECLSPVSDERLQESELPGTISINYMAADNGYQLGAHQAKRSFAPYSTMFGRNAVNHDLPMALTAPLAKATCRRILYSAWTERQQFSVALPTRYLALDPTDLLSISTPKGEMKGRVVQADFGADLSHQVKGVAVGGAPSGKSTLADTGSGYQPMSISRPSSAELFVLDIPLLRDEDATGGSGSRYYFAADGNTTRWQGAALFRSDESGTAFYQRGSVQNEPAWGIATSVLEPTQNPWQTDYKNSVVINMLNGEDRLEEVTRDLLLSGANAMLLGQEIIQFQSVALQPDGRYLLSNLLRGRRGTEGAMQAHRVGDVGILLQPEILGRDIAPLSMLETTLQFKAVGAGQLTEDVRPSFKKLTGNDLKPYAPVHFSAVRSVSGITFQWQRRTRIGGGALSGNVPLSEAYEAYEIEVSSAGKTVSRFIRDATTFDYSLAAFNDDFNQVLSEIPQIDVTIFQLSEAVGRGFPAKETF; encoded by the coding sequence ATGGCGACATTGGCGTTAAGTGTGGCGGGCGCTGGCTTAGGTTCAGTGACCGGGGTCGGCGCGGGAGCAGGCTGGCAACTGGGCTCGGCACTCGGGCAGATATTTTTTCCTGATCAGAAAAAGCAGGGCCCAAGCCTGACAGACCTTAAGTTTTCAGGAGCCTCCTATGGCGCATCTATACCCACAGTGTTTGGAACTATGCGGCTTGGGGGAAACCTGATCTGGGCCGGACCTTTGGAAAGCCGGTCATCGGCTCAAGAATATGGCGGTAAAGGGGGGCTGGGAGGCGAGACCAAGTCTTCTTCGGGATATAAATACTATGCCAGTTTTGCCATCGGTCTGGCACAAGGGCCTGTTGGGGAAGTGTTAAAAATCTGGGCGGATGGGACCGTCATTTTTGACATGACAGCAGCTGGTTCAATTCGGGCACCGGGGGTTTCATTTCGCTTTTACAAGGGGAGTGAAGACCAGATACCCGATGGCATCATTGTCAGTGAAGAAGGAATTGCAAATACACCGGCCTACCGGGGTGTTGCGTATCTGGTATTTGATAGCCTTCCGTTGGAGGCTTATGGCAACCGAATTCCCAATATTGAAGTTTTGATGAGTATGGAAGGGGTTCATCATTTTCCGCTGGAGGAAGGGGCGGTTGTCTCAATCGATGCATCCTCCCTTTCCTACGATCCGATCCGCGAAACAGTTTACACATACGAAGTTACAGGCGGTGTCGACCGTTTTCGAAAAATCGAAGGGCAAAGCCTTGTGGTACAGGCGAGCGCCGAAATTGGAACTGAATTTCCGCGATTGGCCACCAGCACAACGGGATTGTCTCGTGATCGGAATGGCAATTTCTGGATTGGGTCAGGCTTCGCCTTGTTACCCGGTCGTCGTCTGTCCGTCTTTAGCGGTCAAGGGTTTACAGAAGTTGGAACAACCGAATTGCCCGGGCATATCGGTGCAGTCAGCTGGTCTACGGATGTGTTGGCACCATCGAACGGCAGTCTGTTCCAAGTGGCAGGCTCTCAACAATCAGGTCAGGTTGTGCTGTTTGATCAGCATTTGGACGTCATCGATTTTCACACTGTGGAGAGTCCGGTCTGTACGGGGGGTGTCACGGATCAATTTGAGACAGCGTGGGTAGCAATGTCGGGCAATATTTCGGCGTTTCCCTTTGAAGACCTTCAAATTTGCAGCATGCGTTTGAACACAGCCCCTTCGGAAACTGGCACTGTCTATAACGGTGATTTTCAGGTTCATACAATACCGTCAGCCGCGCTGACGCCCGCGGGTGGAGGCGGCAGCGAAACAAACAACGTGACCCGGTTGGTGGCAATACTGGAAAAACGCAGGGAACTGGTTTTTCAAAATGACGAACGCCTCTTTAAATGGTCGATGGATACGAAAAATGTGACGGTTGTCAGGGACAGTAACTCTCTGGGGCTGTTATCGCTTAATAACACGACCAATGAAGACGAGCTGGTATATCTTCATGGCGGCCAATGGCTGGTTTATCTCGATGCAGAAACGCTTGAGGAAACGGAGCGAGTTGATCTTTTAGCCTTCGACGGCGTCGCCGATTTCAGCAATTATATTTACGATGCGCAAACGGATAGTGTTTTGCTGTTCGCAACGTCAGCACCTGTGCGCAGGCTGTTTCTCCGCCGCCGGTACGGTAAGGACGCCGTTCTTTCGGAGATGGTTCAAAACCTGGGAAAAATGGCAGGACTTCTTCCAGAAGATATCGACATTTCAAAACTTTCGGGGTCTATTCCCGGATATATTCTGAACCGCAATATGACAGTTCAAAATGCGCTGGAACCCCTGATGGTTGCTGGTGATTTTGATCTGTGTGAAAGTGGGTATCAGCTACAATTTGTCCCCAGAGATACGGGCCCTCAGCATAATCTTTTTCTCGAAGAATGTTTGTCCCCGGTATCGGATGAGCGCCTTCAGGAAAGTGAATTGCCGGGTACGATTTCCATCAACTATATGGCGGCCGATAATGGCTATCAGCTAGGGGCTCATCAAGCGAAACGAAGCTTTGCCCCGTATTCAACAATGTTTGGGCGAAATGCTGTCAATCATGATCTCCCAATGGCTTTGACGGCACCGCTCGCAAAAGCAACCTGCCGTCGGATCCTATATTCTGCCTGGACAGAGCGTCAGCAGTTTTCTGTTGCCTTGCCGACGCGCTACCTTGCCCTTGATCCAACCGATCTTTTATCAATTTCCACGCCGAAAGGAGAGATGAAAGGGCGCGTTGTTCAAGCGGATTTTGGCGCTGATCTTTCCCATCAGGTCAAAGGCGTCGCGGTGGGCGGGGCACCTTCTGGAAAATCAACACTTGCGGATACGGGCAGCGGGTATCAACCGATGTCAATCTCTCGCCCAAGTTCGGCAGAGCTGTTCGTCCTTGATATTCCCTTGCTGCGGGATGAGGACGCGACGGGAGGAAGCGGAAGCAGGTATTATTTTGCGGCGGACGGAAACACGACCCGTTGGCAGGGAGCGGCCTTGTTTCGCAGTGATGAAAGTGGCACGGCATTTTACCAACGGGGCAGTGTACAAAATGAACCGGCTTGGGGAATTGCCACAAGTGTGCTTGAGCCGACACAAAATCCCTGGCAGACAGATTATAAAAATTCCGTAGTGATAAACATGTTGAACGGTGAAGACCGGCTAGAAGAAGTGACGCGGGATTTATTGCTCAGCGGGGCGAATGCCATGCTATTGGGGCAGGAGATTATCCAGTTCCAATCTGTAGCGCTTCAACCTGACGGGAGGTATTTGCTCAGCAACCTATTGAGGGGGCGCAGGGGAACTGAAGGGGCGATGCAGGCGCACAGAGTGGGCGACGTCGGAATTCTTCTTCAACCTGAAATCCTTGGGCGCGATATTGCACCACTCTCCATGCTTGAAACTACCTTGCAGTTCAAGGCCGTCGGGGCGGGCCAACTGACCGAAGATGTCCGGCCTTCCTTCAAGAAGCTTACAGGAAATGACTTGAAGCCTTATGCGCCGGTTCATTTTTCAGCAGTTCGATCGGTTTCTGGAATAACTTTTCAATGGCAACGACGGACGCGGATCGGCGGCGGCGCGCTGAGCGGTAATGTCCCCCTTTCTGAGGCCTATGAAGCCTATGAAATCGAAGTGTCATCTGCGGGGAAAACGGTGTCCAGATTTATTCGAGATGCGACCACCTTCGATTATTCGCTGGCGGCTTTCAACGATGATTTCAATCAGGTGCTGTCAGAGATCCCTCAAATAGATGTCACAATTTTTCAATTATCTGAAGCCGTTGGACGCGGCTTTCCAGCAAAGGAGACCTTTTAA
- a CDS encoding lipase family protein yields MRAIEAAQCAEIAYRVNGKGPAAQLGYQYKQIRANCLRGWIGHKEGKTVVAIRGTVFPKNGRSTLEENLLTDLVHWCGPGKVHEGFYRLLWRLLRPIKQHLIVGNRLYFTGHSMGAALAVLAASVIGADRVFVFGCPRIGDQEFAQEINRTLRVTRYENRCDLVTRLPIKGALKHPSGRTGLYKPVGRVVKMSAFGHSMKAYINGLQMRA; encoded by the coding sequence ATGAGAGCCATCGAGGCTGCGCAATGCGCAGAAATTGCCTATCGCGTGAACGGGAAGGGGCCGGCCGCCCAATTGGGGTATCAATATAAACAAATCAGGGCCAACTGTTTACGGGGTTGGATTGGTCATAAAGAGGGCAAGACAGTTGTCGCGATAAGGGGTACGGTTTTTCCGAAAAATGGTCGGTCGACGCTGGAAGAGAACTTATTGACCGATCTGGTTCACTGGTGCGGACCCGGAAAAGTCCATGAGGGCTTTTATCGATTGTTATGGCGCCTTTTGCGGCCGATCAAACAGCATTTGATTGTTGGCAACAGATTGTATTTTACAGGGCATTCGATGGGGGCCGCCCTTGCGGTCTTGGCCGCGAGTGTGATCGGTGCCGATCGGGTTTTTGTTTTCGGCTGTCCCCGTATTGGTGATCAGGAGTTTGCGCAGGAGATTAATCGCACGCTCAGGGTTACCCGTTACGAAAACCGATGTGATCTTGTCACGCGCCTTCCAATTAAAGGCGCCTTAAAACATCCGAGTGGCCGAACAGGCCTTTATAAACCCGTGGGTCGGGTGGTGAAAATGTCTGCCTTTGGGCATTCGATGAAGGCCTATATCAACGGCCTTCAGATGAGAGCGTAA
- a CDS encoding GrlR family regulatory protein has product MNGLYKAQFQTPFGSGSAVFVLRDGHLRGGNGALYYVGNYRLDGETFSATLKTDRHTHDLTTASVFGMDKLNVTLEGVVNGNTITFDGVANEVPDMQVQGMLERLCD; this is encoded by the coding sequence ATGAATGGTCTGTATAAAGCCCAATTTCAAACCCCTTTTGGTTCAGGTTCCGCAGTGTTTGTCTTGAGAGACGGTCACCTGAGAGGTGGAAACGGCGCCCTCTATTATGTGGGAAACTATCGTCTGGACGGCGAGACATTTTCAGCAACGCTTAAGACAGATCGCCATACACATGATCTAACAACCGCATCTGTCTTTGGTATGGATAAGCTGAATGTTACCCTTGAAGGGGTCGTTAATGGAAACACCATTACATTTGATGGCGTGGCCAATGAAGTGCCCGACATGCAGGTTCAAGGCATGCTGGAGCGGCTTTGCGACTAG
- a CDS encoding YqaE/Pmp3 family membrane protein — MRLIIAILLPFLVFFTIGRPFQGIFCLILQATLIGWIPAAIWAVYALSQYNTDKKINSMHQ; from the coding sequence ATGCGCTTGATAATTGCGATACTTTTACCTTTTCTTGTGTTCTTTACAATCGGACGCCCCTTTCAGGGTATTTTTTGCCTTATTCTTCAGGCAACGCTCATTGGCTGGATCCCGGCTGCTATTTGGGCTGTATACGCGTTAAGCCAATACAATACAGATAAAAAAATAAACAGCATGCACCAATAA
- a CDS encoding flavin-containing monooxygenase — protein sequence MVKKETALAALEQEFQTALTFMNQPAKNWVHQRLAPDGKKALDVAIIGAGASGLSVAFALKREGVRNIAVFDQNPRGEEGPWVTTARMRTLRSPKHLTGPHQGIASLTFRAWYRAVYGEEAWEKLDKIPREIWMAYLCWYRKITAPFVQNDICLKSLKSEGDFWHLLLDSENGSRLQYARHVVLATGRAASGGVALPPVADAIPASLRAHTEDQIDFRQLKGARILVVGGAASAVDAAATALENGAAQVDMLVRSPELPTLNKFKYIVYPGFMRGFHKLPADKKWAFLKEGFDAKVAAPRDSMLRLKAHENFNLYLGAGLISASCSEKNLTLTTQRGQFTGDFVIFGTGYAMDLQKQPELASLAADIRLWKDEFQPPSGGEDDPLLTYPFLGDGFQFLPKYEGENCSGLDRLHLFNAATTMSHAPVSSDIPGTNIGTERLVDHLIGRLFCDNAEAHLEEMQNYAEPELLGDEWIER from the coding sequence ATGGTGAAAAAGGAAACGGCTCTGGCCGCGCTGGAACAGGAATTTCAGACCGCCCTGACTTTTATGAATCAGCCGGCGAAAAATTGGGTTCATCAACGCCTTGCACCAGATGGCAAAAAAGCGTTGGATGTGGCGATTATTGGTGCAGGGGCTTCGGGACTGTCTGTCGCATTTGCGCTTAAGCGGGAAGGGGTGCGGAATATTGCAGTTTTTGATCAAAATCCGCGTGGGGAAGAAGGGCCATGGGTCACAACTGCCCGGATGCGAACGCTTCGCTCTCCCAAGCATCTTACAGGCCCGCATCAAGGGATTGCGTCATTAACATTCCGGGCTTGGTATCGTGCCGTTTATGGCGAAGAGGCTTGGGAAAAACTGGACAAAATCCCCCGTGAAATATGGATGGCGTATTTGTGCTGGTATCGAAAAATTACCGCACCTTTCGTGCAGAATGACATTTGCCTGAAAAGCCTGAAGTCGGAGGGCGACTTCTGGCATCTTTTATTGGATAGCGAAAACGGAAGCCGGCTACAATATGCCCGTCACGTGGTACTGGCGACCGGCCGGGCAGCCTCTGGTGGTGTTGCGTTACCGCCTGTGGCAGATGCCATCCCAGCCTCCCTGCGTGCCCATACAGAAGATCAAATTGACTTTCGCCAATTGAAAGGGGCGCGGATCCTCGTGGTGGGAGGGGCGGCTTCTGCCGTCGATGCCGCTGCAACGGCTTTGGAGAACGGCGCAGCCCAAGTGGATATGCTAGTCCGGTCTCCTGAATTGCCAACTCTGAACAAGTTTAAATATATCGTTTATCCTGGCTTTATGCGCGGGTTTCACAAACTGCCAGCCGACAAGAAGTGGGCCTTTTTAAAAGAAGGCTTTGATGCAAAGGTTGCCGCGCCGCGAGATTCTATGCTCCGCCTCAAAGCGCATGAGAATTTTAACCTGTATCTCGGCGCCGGACTGATTTCAGCATCCTGTTCAGAGAAGAACCTAACGCTAACAACTCAGCGGGGGCAGTTCACCGGAGATTTCGTCATATTTGGAACCGGTTATGCGATGGATCTTCAAAAACAGCCCGAGCTGGCGTCTTTAGCCGCGGACATTCGATTGTGGAAGGATGAATTTCAGCCACCGTCCGGCGGCGAGGATGATCCGCTTCTAACCTATCCGTTTTTAGGGGACGGCTTTCAGTTTCTGCCAAAGTATGAGGGCGAAAATTGTTCTGGGCTGGACCGGCTTCACCTGTTCAACGCGGCCACAACAATGAGCCATGCCCCTGTCAGCAGTGATATTCCAGGAACAAATATCGGGACGGAACGCCTTGTGGATCATCTGATTGGTCGGTTGTTCTGTGATAACGCCGAGGCACATCTGGAAGAAATGCAGAACTATGCGGAACCTGAATTGCTGGGAGATGAGTGGATCGAACGTTGA
- a CDS encoding protein-L-isoaspartate O-methyltransferase family protein: MTEIYAEARESMVLSQLRPNNVTSDSVAEAMNTVPREEFVPKALRGVAYLDEDLQVTDDRYLIEPRVFGRMLQAADIKKSDVALDIACGTGYSSAVIGQLAQAVVAIDTDAELVEKASQTLSALEVDNVAVVEGALEAGNAKQGPYNVIHINGAIETVPMSLIDQLADGGRLICVIGVNPGVATLYTKLGDDVRAKALFNAAVPELGSLKSEATFSF; the protein is encoded by the coding sequence ATGACTGAAATTTACGCCGAAGCACGTGAGAGTATGGTGCTCAGTCAACTTCGCCCAAACAATGTGACCAGTGACAGTGTGGCCGAGGCCATGAACACGGTACCGCGAGAAGAATTTGTCCCCAAAGCCTTGCGAGGTGTTGCCTATCTGGACGAAGATTTGCAGGTGACGGATGACCGGTATTTGATTGAACCTCGGGTCTTTGGACGCATGCTTCAGGCAGCAGACATAAAGAAAAGCGACGTCGCGCTGGATATCGCCTGTGGCACTGGATATTCATCAGCCGTTATTGGTCAGCTTGCACAGGCGGTCGTTGCGATTGATACAGATGCAGAACTTGTTGAAAAGGCATCCCAGACGCTCTCTGCGCTGGAAGTTGACAATGTGGCCGTTGTTGAAGGCGCGTTGGAGGCTGGAAATGCGAAACAGGGACCGTATAATGTGATTCACATTAACGGAGCCATTGAAACCGTTCCAATGAGCCTGATCGATCAGCTAGCCGATGGTGGCCGACTGATTTGTGTCATTGGCGTCAATCCAGGCGTTGCTACCCTGTATACTAAGTTAGGGGACGATGTTCGTGCCAAAGCATTGTTTAATGCCGCTGTACCCGAGCTGGGGAGCTTGAAATCCGAAGCAACGTTTAGTTTCTAA
- a CDS encoding TolC family outer membrane protein, whose protein sequence is MKKAIVTVTSVLAMSMFSSMVNAETLQEALALTYSSNPTLQAQRASVRGTDEGVAQALSGWRPTVTVVGEAGAEYSKTSTTSAPGGDRTYNPSSVAVTVSQPIYTGGQTVANTAAAEASVKAARSNLDSVEQSVFQSAVRAYVNVVRDQAVVDLNRNNVEVLERQREAAQDRFDVGEITRTDVAQAEARLAGARSDLVGAIGNLKVSEANYERIVGQKPGKLENPSLPDNFPESIDAALEMGMNNNPDIQAAKYNEESSKHSIRATSGQLLPTLSLTGSLAHSDDQSSESQWSESGSLTARLTVPLYQSGSVYSQVRQARQLNNQRRIEIESAVREVREAVTRSWEQLESARAQITSNEEQVRANTIALEGVNQEAQVGSRTTLDVLDAEQELLVSQVNLVTSRRDVSIAVYDVLAAVGNLGARELGLNVELYDPEANYKRVRNKWTGTDGGLD, encoded by the coding sequence ATGAAAAAAGCGATCGTTACGGTAACCTCGGTTCTGGCGATGTCCATGTTCAGTTCAATGGTGAATGCCGAAACTCTGCAAGAAGCACTTGCTTTGACCTATAGCTCCAATCCAACATTGCAGGCGCAACGCGCCAGTGTACGGGGAACCGATGAAGGTGTAGCTCAAGCGCTTTCAGGATGGCGTCCGACGGTCACCGTGGTGGGGGAAGCGGGTGCTGAATATAGTAAAACGTCAACCACCTCTGCACCTGGAGGGGACCGGACCTATAACCCAAGCTCAGTCGCGGTTACTGTTTCTCAGCCAATTTATACGGGTGGCCAGACTGTCGCAAATACTGCCGCGGCAGAGGCGAGCGTGAAAGCCGCACGGTCTAACCTTGATTCCGTAGAGCAATCAGTCTTCCAATCTGCGGTCCGTGCTTATGTAAATGTTGTCCGTGATCAGGCCGTTGTCGATCTTAACCGGAATAACGTCGAGGTTCTGGAGCGTCAGCGTGAAGCCGCACAGGATCGGTTCGATGTTGGTGAAATCACTCGAACAGATGTTGCTCAGGCCGAAGCCCGTTTGGCCGGTGCACGCTCAGACCTCGTCGGGGCAATTGGTAACCTGAAGGTGAGTGAGGCCAATTACGAACGGATTGTCGGACAAAAACCGGGCAAGCTAGAGAATCCGTCATTGCCCGATAACTTTCCTGAATCAATCGACGCGGCCCTTGAAATGGGTATGAATAACAACCCGGATATTCAGGCTGCAAAATATAACGAAGAAAGTTCAAAGCACAGCATTCGGGCGACGTCCGGTCAACTGCTGCCTACCTTGTCGTTGACGGGGTCATTGGCGCATTCAGATGACCAGTCTTCAGAATCCCAATGGTCAGAAAGTGGTTCTTTGACAGCCCGGCTGACGGTGCCGCTATATCAGTCTGGTTCTGTTTACAGTCAGGTGCGTCAGGCACGTCAGTTAAACAATCAACGCAGGATCGAAATCGAATCTGCGGTACGGGAAGTCCGCGAAGCGGTTACGCGTTCCTGGGAACAGCTGGAATCAGCGCGGGCGCAGATAACATCTAATGAAGAACAGGTGCGCGCCAATACGATTGCGCTGGAAGGTGTTAATCAGGAAGCCCAGGTCGGATCCCGGACAACATTGGATGTTTTGGACGCCGAGCAGGAGCTGCTTGTCAGCCAGGTGAATCTTGTCACGTCACGACGGGATGTCAGTATTGCTGTCTATGACGTGTTGGCTGCGGTTGGTAATCTGGGAGCCCGCGAGTTGGGACTAAATGTTGAACTGTACGATCCAGAAGCCAATTATAAACGGGTTCGCAACAAATGGACCGGTACTGACGGTGGTCTGGACTAG
- a CDS encoding DUF2497 domain-containing protein translates to MSDPKAEQEPTMEEILASIRRIISEDGDEEEAAETEEVSEEVAAEPAMEAEPAPEPEPEPEPEVEDDVLELTDEIDDDGEVLVMDEELVVEEPEPEPEPEPEPEPEPEPEPEPEPEPEPEPEPEPEPVFEPEELPAKSAMDAKLDSLLEEPVVAAATSSFASLAGAVSSSRGMPMGNGHATLEELVRDLLRPMLKEWLDEHLASIVQRIVEREVSKLADRADDSE, encoded by the coding sequence ATGAGTGATCCGAAAGCAGAACAAGAACCGACCATGGAGGAAATCCTTGCCTCCATTCGTCGTATTATTTCCGAAGATGGCGATGAAGAAGAAGCCGCTGAAACCGAAGAGGTTTCTGAGGAAGTAGCTGCTGAACCAGCGATGGAAGCAGAACCTGCCCCTGAACCAGAACCAGAACCCGAGCCTGAAGTTGAGGACGATGTCCTCGAGCTTACAGATGAGATCGATGATGATGGTGAAGTTCTTGTAATGGATGAAGAGTTGGTGGTTGAAGAGCCAGAACCTGAGCCAGAACCAGAACCTGAACCTGAGCCGGAACCAGAACCCGAGCCAGAGCCAGAGCCAGAACCCGAGCCAGAGCCAGAGCCAGAACCAGAGCCAGTTTTTGAGCCAGAAGAACTGCCTGCAAAAAGCGCAATGGACGCTAAACTTGACAGCCTGCTCGAAGAGCCAGTTGTCGCAGCTGCGACCAGTTCATTCGCTAGTCTCGCCGGTGCTGTCTCTTCGTCGCGCGGTATGCCGATGGGCAATGGCCACGCTACCCTTGAAGAACTTGTCCGCGATTTATTGCGTCCTATGCTGAAAGAATGGCTGGATGAACATCTGGCAAGCATCGTACAGCGTATTGTGGAACGCGAAGTGAGCAAGCTCGCAGACCGTGCGGACGATAGCGAATAG